Proteins found in one Zea mays cultivar B73 chromosome 1, Zm-B73-REFERENCE-NAM-5.0, whole genome shotgun sequence genomic segment:
- the LOC103637679 gene encoding RING-H2 finger protein ATL5 — translation MASTAIPSPPPPAVPERRVPLVPRLADDGGGGVMGDARGSSAGGSGSGSVAGISPSILIIAVIVVVMLLASLCIHYFIRHLCRHAGPAVSSSPSSRQAPPLPLVAHPAAVASVAAADGQGAGGGKAAEAERLIARLPLFTLSSSLASVPKSSRDCAVCQSAFRDDDELRLLPACRHAFHSRCVDPWLRGNPSCPLCRASIALPCPPLTDLLRVELGSVSSRRSNPDAAAAAVRAYPLPGGLPNSESSEYLVEEELQVVLKRSPRAAAGSSDPPSQQQQNQLAAVERGQPSSSSSVGLTPTASFRSTAERWSSRWSNRWSSRWSSGRWSSRYDAGTVTAAATAEWWWDMDGGVAPATRRRDADDGSASFYGFVRWLTGAY, via the coding sequence ATGGCATCTACCGCCATCCCGTCCCCGCCGCCTCCGGCGGTGCCAGAGCGGAGAGTGCCACTGGTGCCGCGGCTGGCGGACGATGGCGGCGGGGGCGTTATGGGTGACGCGCGGGGGAGTAGTGCGGgaggaagcgggagcgggagcgtggCGGGCATTTCGCCGAGCATCCTCATCATCGCAGTCATCGTGGTGGTGATGCTGCTTGCGTCGCTGTGCATCCACTACTTCATCCGCCACCTCTGCCGCCACGCGGGCCCAGCGGTGTCCTCCTCCCCTTCGTCCCGACAGGCTCCGCCGCTCCCGCTCGTGGCGCACCCCGCGGCGGTGGCGTCCGTGGCGGCCGCCGACGGCCAGGGGGCAGGAGGAGGGAAGGCGGCGGAGGCGGAGCGGCTCATCGCGCGCCTGCCGCTGTTCACGCTGTCCTCGTCGCTGGCCTCGGTGCCCAAGTCGTCGCGCGACTGCGCCGTGTGCCAGAGCGCGTTCCGCGACGACGACGAGCTCcgcctcctgcccgcctgccgccACGCCTTCCACTCCCGCTGCGTGGACCCGTGGCTCCGGGGCAACCCATCCTGCCCGCTGTGCCGCGCCTCCATCGCGCTGCCCTGCCCGCCGCTCACGGACCTCCTCCGTGTGGAGCTCGGCAGCGTCAGCAGCCGCCGCTCCAACCCGGACGCTGCGGCCGCCGCCGTTCGCGCGTACCCGCTCCCCGGTGGCCTCCCCAACTCGGAGTCGTCGGAATACCTCGTGGAGGAGGAGCTCCAGGTCGTGCTCAAACGGagcccgcgcgccgccgccgggtCCAGCGACCCGCCAAGCCAGCAGCAGCAGAATCAGCTTGCCGCGGTGGAGCGCGGgcagccgtcgtcgtcgtcgtccgtcGGCCTAACCCCTACGGCATCGTTCAGATCGACGGCGGAGCGGTGGAGCAGCCGCTGGAGCAACCGGTGGAGCAGCCGGTGGAGCAGCGGGCGCTGGAGCAGCCGGTACGACGCCGGGACCGTGACGGCCGCGGCCACGGCGGAGTGGTGGTGGGACATGGACGGCGGCGTGGCCCCCGCGACGCGGCGGAGGGACGCGGACGACGGCAGCGCGTCGTTCTACGGGTTCGTGCGGTGGCTCACCGGTGCATACTAG